One Archangium lipolyticum genomic region harbors:
- a CDS encoding Smr/MutS family protein, with translation MSDRGSPKKKSESFNNPFKSALADLKKKQAEPPKKPQAPPPPPKPARPKRSQEEDDLSLFLSAMDGVEQITERGEAPTPNPRLPEIIDENAEALAELAEMVAGQGSFDVADSNEFIEGAAPGIDARLLRSLRRGDFSVQARLDLHGMTQTEAREAVDRFLSESRRARKRCVLIVHGRGLNSKDQIPVLKERIAVWLNQKSIGKTVLAFATARPQDGGAGAVYVLLRR, from the coding sequence ATGAGCGACCGCGGCTCCCCCAAGAAGAAGAGCGAGAGCTTCAACAACCCCTTCAAGTCGGCTCTCGCGGACCTCAAGAAGAAGCAGGCCGAGCCGCCCAAGAAGCCCCAGGCGCCTCCCCCGCCCCCCAAACCGGCCAGGCCCAAGCGTTCCCAGGAGGAGGACGACCTGTCCCTCTTCCTCTCCGCCATGGACGGCGTGGAGCAGATCACCGAGCGCGGCGAGGCCCCCACTCCCAATCCCCGCCTCCCGGAGATCATCGACGAGAACGCCGAGGCCCTCGCCGAGCTGGCCGAGATGGTCGCTGGACAGGGCTCCTTCGACGTCGCCGACTCCAACGAGTTCATCGAGGGCGCCGCCCCCGGCATCGATGCCCGGCTGCTGCGCTCGCTGCGCCGCGGTGACTTCTCCGTGCAGGCGCGCCTGGACCTCCACGGCATGACCCAGACCGAGGCCAGGGAGGCCGTGGACCGCTTCCTCTCCGAGAGCCGCCGTGCCCGCAAGCGCTGCGTGCTCATCGTCCACGGGCGCGGCCTGAACTCCAAGGATCAGATTCCCGTCCTCAAGGAGCGGATCGCCGTGTGGCTGAACCAGAAGAGCATCGGCAAGACCGTTCTCGCGTTCGCTACCGCACGTCCGCAGGACGGTGGTGCCGGTGCCGTCTACGTGTTGCTCCGGCGTTAG
- a CDS encoding amidohydrolase family protein → MARDLIDLHIHVGGSVAPHILWSIAHQQGFKLPVKNYFDFVELITSRPGKVGSLEDYLKILHTWTEKIQSSPMAIERSIYEIIGKEYRGSRVTQIELRFNPMKRNLNSELDLDHIIHAALRGMDRAVLEYGVKVGLIFCLAREFDHRLNSIVVEKAIKYRNRGVYGIDLAGTEKNALELEPTMVPQYEELFARARKAGLKCTVHTGETKGTGAEGVMAVVERLKPHRIGHGIRAAYDETAMKMLRENDVVLELCPTSNIHTRAVEGLDELKHIMRTFWDRGVKFTLNTDGTYLLETDMAREVELVEKNGILTPEQVDQTLAWARQYSFIPA, encoded by the coding sequence ATGGCACGCGATCTCATTGATCTGCACATCCACGTGGGTGGCTCCGTCGCCCCCCACATCCTCTGGTCCATCGCGCACCAGCAGGGCTTCAAGCTCCCGGTCAAGAACTACTTCGACTTCGTCGAGCTCATCACCTCACGCCCCGGCAAGGTGGGAAGCCTCGAGGACTACCTGAAGATCCTCCACACCTGGACGGAGAAGATCCAGAGCTCGCCGATGGCCATCGAGCGCTCCATCTACGAGATCATCGGCAAGGAGTACCGCGGCAGCCGCGTCACCCAGATCGAGCTGCGCTTCAACCCCATGAAGCGCAACCTCAACTCGGAGCTCGACCTGGACCACATCATCCACGCGGCGCTCCGGGGCATGGACCGCGCGGTGCTCGAGTATGGGGTGAAGGTCGGCCTCATCTTCTGCCTCGCCCGCGAGTTCGATCACCGGCTCAACAGCATCGTCGTGGAGAAGGCCATCAAGTACCGCAACCGCGGCGTGTACGGCATCGACCTGGCCGGCACGGAGAAGAACGCCCTGGAGCTGGAGCCCACCATGGTGCCCCAGTACGAGGAGCTCTTCGCCCGCGCGCGCAAGGCCGGCCTCAAGTGCACCGTGCACACCGGAGAGACCAAGGGCACCGGCGCCGAGGGCGTCATGGCCGTGGTGGAGCGCCTCAAGCCCCACCGCATCGGCCACGGCATCCGCGCCGCCTACGACGAGACGGCCATGAAGATGCTCCGCGAGAACGACGTGGTGCTCGAGCTGTGCCCCACCTCCAACATCCACACCCGCGCTGTGGAGGGCCTCGACGAGCTCAAGCACATCATGCGCACCTTCTGGGACCGCGGCGTCAAGTTCACCCTCAACACCGACGGCACCTACCTCCTCGAGACGGACATGGCCCGCGAGGTGGAGCTCGTCGAGAAGAACGGCATCCTCACCCCCGAGCAGGTGGACCAGACGCTCGCCTGGGCCCGTCAGTACTCCTTCATCCCCGCTTGA
- a CDS encoding quinone-dependent dihydroorotate dehydrogenase, with the protein MYRIARALLFLLSAERAHRLGMTLLRWFGHLPGMCRGMRARTLGSVTYDASVKVAGLELAHPVALAAGLDKEAEAVDGLLALGFSAVEVGTLTPRPQPGNPKPRLFRIPEHRALINRMGFNNHGAANAAEHLRARSWHPAPVGVNIGKNKDTPLERAVDDYVACVDTLAPLGDYVVVNASSPNTPGLRKLQEPEQLTALLRAVKERLSRVAPGKPLFLKIAPDLTPEAVDEVVDVALACGLDGLIATNTTIARPFEHPLAKEAGGLSGAPAREPANAVIRRAFARSGGALPLIGVGGVFTAEDVYEKLRAGASAVQVYTGFIYEGPGMVRRLLEGLGPLLARDGFRSVREAIGADHRVPPPSAVPEREAARPQA; encoded by the coding sequence ATGTACCGCATCGCCCGTGCCCTCCTCTTCCTCCTCTCCGCCGAGCGCGCCCACCGGTTGGGGATGACCCTGTTGCGATGGTTCGGGCACCTGCCGGGGATGTGCCGCGGCATGCGCGCGCGGACGCTCGGCTCCGTCACCTATGACGCCTCGGTGAAGGTGGCGGGCCTGGAGCTCGCCCACCCCGTGGCGCTCGCCGCGGGCCTCGACAAGGAGGCCGAGGCCGTGGACGGCCTGCTGGCGCTCGGCTTCTCCGCGGTGGAGGTGGGCACCCTCACCCCCAGGCCCCAGCCCGGCAACCCGAAGCCGCGCCTCTTCCGCATCCCCGAGCACCGCGCCCTCATCAACCGCATGGGCTTCAACAACCACGGCGCCGCCAACGCCGCCGAGCACCTCCGCGCGCGCTCGTGGCACCCCGCCCCCGTGGGGGTGAACATCGGCAAGAACAAGGACACGCCCCTGGAGCGGGCCGTGGACGACTACGTCGCGTGCGTGGACACGCTGGCCCCGCTCGGGGACTACGTGGTGGTCAATGCCAGTTCGCCCAACACCCCCGGCCTGCGCAAGCTCCAGGAGCCCGAGCAGCTCACCGCGCTCCTGCGTGCCGTGAAGGAGCGGCTCTCGCGGGTGGCCCCGGGCAAGCCCCTGTTCCTGAAGATCGCCCCGGATCTCACCCCCGAGGCCGTGGACGAGGTGGTGGACGTGGCCCTCGCATGCGGGTTGGACGGGCTCATCGCCACCAACACCACCATCGCCCGCCCCTTCGAGCACCCGCTGGCGAAGGAGGCCGGCGGTCTGTCCGGAGCACCCGCGCGCGAGCCGGCCAACGCCGTCATCCGCCGGGCCTTCGCTCGCAGCGGGGGAGCCCTGCCCCTCATCGGCGTGGGCGGCGTCTTCACCGCCGAGGACGTGTACGAGAAGCTGCGTGCCGGAGCCTCGGCCGTGCAGGTGTACACGGGCTTCATCTACGAGGGCCCGGGCATGGTGCGCCGGCTGCTCGAGGGCCTGGGTCCGCTGCTGGCCCGGGACGGTTTCCGCTCGGTGCGCGAGGCCATCGGCGCCGACCACCGTGTCCCGCCGCCGTCCGCCGTGCCCGAGCGCGAGGCCGCGCGCCCCCAGGCCTGA
- a CDS encoding DUF4097 domain-containing protein: MNLALLLVLAAAPASQSWKFETDGSPKVSISNVSGSVRVEAADGKTVSVEVKQEGDEAERARFPVEVEQDGDEVSVRLCCGDACGTLRGCKDPVATHFVVKVPRDSSLEVSSVEAPVKVSGVAGEQEVSVVSGDVSIEGSRGELEVAAVSGNVKLTPEVLADTEVSTVSGDVKLKLPRGAGANVEYSSVGGHFNGRGVSLGSSKQRYGNGEHDVAVSSVSGALDVQSDDNR, from the coding sequence ATGAATCTCGCCCTGCTCCTGGTCCTGGCCGCCGCACCCGCCTCGCAGTCCTGGAAGTTCGAAACGGATGGCTCGCCGAAGGTGAGCATCTCCAACGTCAGCGGCTCCGTCCGGGTGGAAGCGGCGGACGGGAAGACGGTGTCGGTGGAGGTGAAGCAGGAGGGCGACGAGGCCGAGCGCGCCAGGTTCCCCGTGGAGGTGGAGCAGGATGGGGACGAGGTGTCGGTGCGGCTGTGCTGCGGCGACGCCTGCGGGACGCTCCGCGGCTGCAAGGATCCGGTGGCCACGCACTTCGTGGTGAAGGTGCCGCGCGACTCCTCGCTGGAGGTGAGCTCGGTGGAGGCACCGGTGAAGGTGTCCGGCGTGGCGGGGGAGCAGGAAGTGTCCGTGGTGAGCGGCGACGTGTCGATCGAGGGCTCGCGCGGGGAGCTGGAGGTGGCCGCGGTGAGCGGGAACGTGAAGCTGACGCCCGAGGTGCTCGCGGACACCGAGGTGAGCACCGTGTCCGGTGACGTGAAGCTGAAGCTGCCGCGCGGCGCGGGCGCCAACGTGGAGTACTCCTCGGTGGGCGGCCACTTCAACGGGCGCGGGGTGAGCCTGGGCTCCTCCAAGCAGCGCTACGGCAACGGGGAGCACGACGTGGCGGTGAGCTCCGTGAGTGGTGCTCTGGACGTGCAGTCCGACGACAATCGGTAG
- a CDS encoding glycosyltransferase produces the protein MRREEARMAEEPLRLLQFTKSFHIGGTEVQVVELLRGLPSSYRVQLAVLQDVGPLMDSVHRLGFTPEVFPLNGSLARPNSAVQVVRLARWLRQQRVELVHAHDFYSTMLVVPAAKLAGTKVIVGRLDLAHWHGAARREVLRGLTRMADHVVGNAEAIRQMLVEEEGLPPERVSVIPNGLDLKRFGARVREGLKAPLPDTKGAPVVVHVANMNHPVKRQEDLLQALAMLRREGHVPHAFLVGDGPRRPEMERLAGQLGLSDTVHFLGHRSDVPAIYARADFGVLCSTAEGMSNAVMEGMAAGLPMVVTRVGGNPELVADGERGLVVPPLQPEAMAGAFRRLLADRELGKRMGAEARTFVERELSLERLVRRHDALYRRVARGG, from the coding sequence ATGCGGCGTGAGGAGGCGCGCATGGCGGAGGAACCCCTCCGCCTCTTGCAGTTCACCAAGTCGTTCCACATCGGCGGCACGGAAGTCCAGGTGGTGGAGCTGTTGAGGGGCCTGCCCTCCAGCTACCGGGTGCAGCTGGCGGTCCTGCAGGACGTGGGGCCGTTGATGGACTCGGTGCACCGGCTGGGCTTCACGCCGGAGGTGTTCCCGCTGAATGGCTCGCTGGCGCGGCCCAACTCGGCGGTGCAGGTGGTACGGCTCGCGCGCTGGCTGCGGCAGCAGCGGGTGGAGCTGGTGCACGCGCACGACTTCTACTCGACGATGCTGGTGGTGCCCGCGGCGAAGCTGGCGGGGACGAAGGTGATCGTCGGACGGTTGGATCTGGCCCACTGGCACGGTGCGGCCAGGCGCGAGGTGCTCAGGGGCCTCACGCGGATGGCGGACCACGTGGTGGGCAACGCCGAGGCCATCCGCCAGATGCTGGTGGAGGAGGAGGGGCTGCCGCCGGAGCGGGTGTCCGTCATCCCCAATGGCCTGGATCTGAAGCGCTTCGGCGCGCGGGTGCGCGAGGGACTCAAGGCGCCGCTGCCGGACACGAAGGGCGCGCCGGTGGTGGTGCACGTGGCGAACATGAACCACCCGGTGAAGCGGCAGGAGGATCTGCTGCAGGCGCTGGCGATGCTGCGCCGCGAGGGGCACGTGCCGCACGCCTTCCTGGTGGGGGATGGCCCCCGGAGGCCGGAGATGGAGCGGCTGGCGGGACAACTGGGGCTGTCGGACACGGTCCACTTCCTGGGCCACCGTTCGGACGTGCCGGCCATCTACGCCCGGGCGGACTTCGGGGTGCTGTGCTCCACCGCGGAGGGCATGTCCAACGCGGTGATGGAGGGCATGGCCGCGGGGCTGCCCATGGTGGTGACGCGGGTGGGAGGCAACCCGGAGCTGGTGGCGGACGGCGAGCGGGGCCTGGTGGTGCCGCCCCTTCAGCCCGAGGCGATGGCCGGGGCCTTCCGCCGGCTCCTGGCGGACCGGGAGCTGGGCAAGCGCATGGGGGCGGAGGCGCGCACCTTCGTGGAGCGGGAGCTGTCCCTGGAGCGGCTGGTGCGCCGTCACGACGCGCTGTACCGGCGGGTGGCGCGAGGCGGGTGA